In Aliarcobacter faecis, a genomic segment contains:
- a CDS encoding transglycosylase SLT domain-containing protein — MKFRLFILILLFISNVFASEIDIKNLTPEQLETLKEIKKEGDVHGLGYTLMAIAIKESKLGEYMINLDTKDFGLYQINIKSALNRNNMKDTTWNRNVLASKLVSDFSFATKNAIDELAYWQKFHKNDWSKIWGSYNAGFKFNSKEARAYSKDIASIIEKLRKIDV, encoded by the coding sequence TTGAAATTTAGGTTATTTATACTAATTTTACTATTCATTTCTAATGTCTTTGCATCTGAAATAGATATTAAAAATTTAACACCTGAGCAACTAGAGACTCTCAAAGAGATAAAAAAAGAGGGAGATGTTCATGGTCTTGGTTACACTTTAATGGCAATAGCAATTAAAGAATCAAAACTTGGTGAATATATGATAAATCTTGATACAAAAGATTTTGGTTTATATCAAATAAATATAAAATCTGCACTAAATAGAAACAATATGAAAGATACAACTTGGAATAGAAATGTTTTAGCTTCAAAATTAGTTTCTGATTTTAGTTTTGCTACAAAAAATGCTATAGATGAACTTGCATATTGGCAAAAATTTCATAAAAATGACTGGTCAAAAATTTGGGGAAGTTATAATGCTGGATTTAAATTTAACAGCAAAGAAGCTAGAGCCTACTCAAAAGATATTGCATCAATTATTGAAAAACTAAGAAAAATTGATGTATAA
- a CDS encoding methylated-DNA--[protein]-cysteine S-methyltransferase, with product MKDNTIYTTIIQTPILSIFTASFKNELILFIPYEKDFCKKKLESLKKILKASNIIEDSTKFDRLKLELDEYFKKKREIFTIPLKLIGTPFQIKCWKVLQKIPYGKTISYKEEAKNIGNEKAYRAVANANGKNNFSIIIPCHRVIANDGKLGGYTGGVWIKEFLLNLEKNKKGKK from the coding sequence ATGAAAGATAACACTATTTATACAACAATTATTCAAACTCCTATACTATCTATATTTACAGCTAGTTTTAAAAATGAACTTATACTTTTTATACCTTATGAAAAAGATTTTTGCAAAAAAAAACTAGAAAGTTTAAAAAAGATTTTAAAAGCTTCAAATATTATAGAAGATAGTACTAAATTTGATAGATTAAAATTAGAATTAGATGAGTATTTTAAGAAAAAAAGAGAGATTTTTACAATTCCACTCAAACTAATAGGAACTCCTTTTCAAATAAAGTGCTGGAAAGTTTTACAAAAAATTCCATATGGCAAAACTATTAGCTATAAAGAGGAAGCAAAAAATATAGGAAATGAAAAAGCTTACAGAGCTGTTGCAAATGCAAATGGAAAAAACAATTTTAGTATTATTATTCCTTGTCATAGAGTTATAGCAAATGATGGAAAACTTGGTGGTTATACTGGTGGAGTTTGGATAAAAGAGTTTTTACTAAATTTAGAAAAAAATAAAAAAGGAAAGAAATGA
- a CDS encoding response regulator transcription factor — protein sequence MLKKYENIKILYVEDDDIARENAIEYLENFFTHIYEASNAVSALQIYEKYKPDIIVTDIQMPKIDGLEFVKRVRQKDKKVQVIVITAFCHQEYLLKAIELQLVKYLVKPVNEKDFEQALFLCINALEEDISNIVKLDAESYFDTFNRTLVVNNQIIKLRAKEILFLELLIKNKNRYVSYEEIESYIWFDSVMTKDALKTLVKNIKMKIAKDLILNLTNIGYKIGI from the coding sequence ATGTTAAAAAAATATGAAAATATAAAAATTTTATATGTTGAAGATGATGATATAGCTAGAGAAAATGCAATAGAGTATTTAGAGAACTTTTTTACCCATATTTACGAAGCTTCAAATGCTGTAAGTGCTTTACAAATATATGAAAAATATAAACCAGATATTATAGTTACAGATATACAAATGCCAAAGATAGATGGTTTAGAGTTTGTAAAAAGAGTTAGACAAAAAGATAAAAAAGTACAAGTTATTGTAATAACTGCATTTTGTCATCAAGAGTATTTACTAAAAGCAATTGAGCTACAACTTGTAAAATATTTAGTAAAACCAGTAAATGAAAAAGATTTTGAACAAGCTTTGTTTTTATGTATAAATGCCTTAGAAGAGGATATTTCAAATATTGTAAAACTTGATGCAGAGTCATATTTTGATACTTTTAATAGAACTTTAGTCGTAAATAATCAAATCATAAAGTTAAGAGCAAAAGAGATTTTATTTTTAGAGCTTTTAATCAAAAATAAAAATAGATATGTAAGTTATGAAGAGATAGAGAGTTATATTTGGTTTGATAGTGTTATGACAAAAGATGCTTTAAAAACTTTGGTTAAAAATATAAAAATGAAGATAGCAAAAGATTTGATATTAAATCTTACAAATATTGGGTATAAAATTGGAATTTGA
- a CDS encoding DUF2325 domain-containing protein translates to MSVLIIGGDQISQIASMLTDLGAKTINHWDARKKSSAPKKKVPQDTNCIVMLTSFLNHNTMLKYKNEAKKRNIPFICAKRSISCVYDEYVKIMGIKDCSQCYANCSNKELN, encoded by the coding sequence ATGAGTGTTTTAATTATTGGCGGTGACCAAATATCACAAATCGCATCAATGCTAACAGATTTAGGTGCAAAAACCATAAATCATTGGGATGCAAGAAAAAAATCTTCTGCTCCAAAGAAAAAAGTTCCACAAGATACTAATTGTATAGTTATGCTTACATCTTTTTTAAATCATAATACTATGCTTAAATATAAAAATGAAGCAAAAAAAAGAAATATTCCATTCATATGTGCAAAAAGATCAATATCTTGTGTCTATGATGAGTATGTAAAAATTATGGGAATAAAAGATTGTAGTCAATGTTATGCAAATTGTAGTAACAAGGAACTAAACTAA
- the ccoG gene encoding cytochrome c oxidase accessory protein CcoG, giving the protein MSYSKKRYFIYLFITIFTMLIPFITINDNHLLLLSFDKLQFHFLGVAYNVNELYVMPFLLMFLFIGIFAITSILGRIWCGWGCPQTIFRVIYRDLIESTILDLRRVKNKQKDIDYTKTKNRVKKYISLILWLIITLIISSNFMLYFVPPEDFFVYLQEPLEHSFMIIFIISVALFLFYDIVFMKENFCVYICPYSRIQSVLYDDNTKQITYDYNRGGKIYENGEKTIFSTKQWKSSEECTTCDLCVKICPTHIDIRKGLQVECINCLECSDACSTVMGKLGKESLINWGSTNRVLNKKRVSLFTKKNITYFVSLFICIFLAFYFSLEKEQFLVNINKTTELYKITSDKKIVNNYVLTIQNSQDETLTFNIKLQDEQNFKIKRAQDSTIEAGKRAKFVLIIESIDELKNIEAKNIPIFIEIYTKEKDLRVIKKLIFSKP; this is encoded by the coding sequence ATGTCATATTCTAAAAAAAGATATTTTATATATCTATTCATCACGATTTTTACGATGCTTATTCCATTTATAACTATAAATGATAATCATCTTTTACTTTTATCCTTTGATAAGTTGCAATTTCATTTTTTAGGTGTTGCTTATAATGTAAATGAACTTTATGTTATGCCATTTTTATTGATGTTTTTATTTATTGGAATATTTGCAATAACTTCAATTTTAGGAAGAATTTGGTGTGGATGGGGCTGTCCACAAACTATTTTTAGAGTAATTTATAGAGATTTAATTGAAAGCACAATTTTAGATTTAAGAAGAGTAAAAAATAAACAAAAAGATATAGACTACACAAAAACAAAAAATAGAGTAAAAAAATATATATCCCTAATTTTATGGTTAATTATAACTTTAATTATATCTTCAAATTTTATGCTCTATTTTGTACCACCTGAAGATTTTTTTGTATATTTACAAGAACCTCTTGAACACAGTTTTATGATTATTTTTATAATAAGTGTTGCACTATTTTTATTTTATGATATTGTTTTTATGAAAGAGAACTTTTGTGTATATATTTGTCCATATTCAAGAATACAATCAGTTTTATATGATGATAATACAAAACAGATAACTTATGATTATAATCGTGGTGGTAAAATATATGAAAATGGTGAAAAAACTATTTTTTCAACTAAACAATGGAAAAGCAGTGAAGAGTGTACAACTTGTGACCTTTGTGTAAAAATTTGTCCAACACATATCGATATTAGAAAAGGTTTACAAGTTGAGTGTATAAACTGCCTTGAATGTAGTGATGCTTGTAGTACAGTTATGGGAAAACTTGGAAAAGAGAGTTTAATAAATTGGGGAAGTACAAATAGAGTTTTAAATAAAAAAAGAGTTTCACTTTTTACAAAAAAGAATATCACATATTTTGTTTCACTTTTTATCTGTATATTTTTGGCATTTTACTTCTCTCTTGAAAAAGAGCAGTTTTTAGTAAATATAAATAAGACAACAGAGCTTTACAAAATAACATCTGATAAAAAAATAGTAAATAACTATGTTTTAACAATACAAAATAGTCAAGATGAGACTTTAACTTTTAATATAAAACTTCAAGATGAACAAAATTTTAAAATAAAAAGAGCTCAAGATTCTACTATTGAAGCAGGGAAAAGAGCTAAATTCGTTTTAATTATAGAAAGTATAGATGAACTTAAAAATATTGAAGCAAAAAATATACCTATTTTTATAGAGATTTATACAAAAGAGAAAGATTTAAGAGTTATAAAAAAACTGATTTTTTCTAAACCTTAA
- a CDS encoding sensor histidine kinase: protein MEFDINLILFYGVTFGILIMTIVYTFIRYLYSKEAFYISYCFMQIFSLIYIILYSKLYFTNNFFKELSLVLASIFALFFAISYYEGKFLPKITNYKELFLNTFLLNVVILTAFYHYLLFEYFPYTIIYAVLFISTVFNIKQGFKPTMIYVIGWSIFCILLFIFDFKDFYINRGYFDLVLVVFALEAMLFTISIAYKYNDLKKQNMEFEKMVLQQSKFVKSGEMIANITHQFRQPLNNISYILINIKKRFENQKLDEVYFEKKVNQVNEQLNFLSKTVDDFKEFYLQEKEKDDFLVKEAISNAITILSSALQKHNIALELNFETYENIKVFGVKNELSQVILSLVSNSIDVLKSKEFPKISINILSSSAEVIIEILDNGGGIKAKNLKKIFEPYFSTKEEGTGLGLYLSKLIIEESFSGKLEVCNIKDGVKFSIFIEKAI, encoded by the coding sequence TTGGAATTTGATATAAATTTAATCCTATTTTATGGAGTAACTTTTGGTATTTTAATAATGACAATAGTTTATACTTTTATACGATATTTATACTCAAAAGAGGCCTTTTATATTAGTTACTGTTTTATGCAAATTTTCTCTTTGATTTATATTATTTTATATAGTAAGCTATATTTTACAAATAACTTTTTTAAAGAGTTATCTTTAGTTTTGGCTTCGATATTTGCACTCTTTTTTGCAATAAGTTACTATGAAGGAAAATTTTTACCTAAGATTACAAATTATAAAGAGCTATTTTTGAATACTTTTTTGTTGAATGTTGTAATTTTAACTGCCTTTTATCACTATCTTTTATTTGAATATTTCCCATATACTATTATTTATGCAGTTTTATTTATCTCAACTGTTTTTAATATAAAACAAGGTTTTAAACCAACAATGATTTATGTTATTGGTTGGTCTATCTTTTGTATTTTACTTTTTATTTTTGATTTTAAAGATTTTTATATAAATAGAGGTTATTTTGATTTAGTTTTAGTTGTATTTGCACTTGAAGCTATGCTTTTTACAATCTCAATAGCATATAAATATAATGATTTGAAAAAACAAAATATGGAGTTTGAAAAGATGGTTTTACAACAATCAAAGTTTGTAAAATCTGGTGAAATGATAGCAAATATAACACATCAATTTAGGCAACCACTAAATAATATCTCATATATTTTGATAAATATAAAAAAAAGGTTTGAAAATCAAAAATTAGATGAAGTTTATTTTGAAAAAAAGGTAAATCAAGTAAATGAACAGTTGAATTTTTTATCAAAAACAGTGGATGATTTTAAAGAGTTTTATCTACAAGAGAAAGAAAAAGATGATTTTTTAGTAAAAGAGGCTATTTCAAATGCTATTACAATTTTAAGTTCTGCTTTACAAAAACATAATATAGCTTTAGAATTAAATTTTGAAACTTACGAAAATATAAAGGTTTTTGGTGTAAAAAATGAGCTTTCACAAGTTATTTTATCTTTAGTTTCTAACTCGATAGATGTTTTAAAGAGTAAAGAATTTCCAAAAATATCTATAAATATCTTATCTTCTAGTGCTGAGGTTATAATAGAAATTTTGGATAATGGAGGAGGAATAAAAGCTAAAAATTTAAAAAAGATTTTTGAGCCATATTTTTCAACTAAAGAAGAAGGAACAGGCTTGGGATTATATTTATCAAAGCTTATAATAGAAGAGAGTTTTAGTGGCAAATTGGAAGTTTGTAATATAAAAGATGGAGTAAAGTTCTCCATCTTTATAGAAAAAGCTATTTAA
- a CDS encoding DUF2971 domain-containing protein, translating into MDNPPEFLYKYRNFEDKFMKDIIINSYLYFSQAKKFNDPFDLKLDFKKSYRKQERVYFIKKLCKEKRLSFGKSRNLKDIAKNNNNFLNHLNKAVKTTLDKVGILSLSANPKSILMWSHYANNHTGLAFEFKYKESNSYLKLASQVKYQDNYEPLSYINIDNLKPKEINEMLIAKYTDWQYEEEYRIIMNKYHGTKPFDKSDLTSIIFGLEATNKNIKEIKTLCTENGFGHVKFRKMERVYGKFELKIVDLK; encoded by the coding sequence ATGGACAATCCACCAGAATTTTTATATAAATATCGAAACTTTGAAGATAAATTTATGAAAGATATAATAATAAACTCTTATTTATATTTTTCTCAAGCAAAAAAATTTAATGACCCTTTTGATTTAAAATTAGATTTCAAAAAAAGCTATAGAAAGCAAGAAAGAGTATATTTTATAAAAAAATTATGCAAAGAAAAAAGACTCTCTTTTGGAAAATCTAGAAATTTAAAAGATATTGCAAAAAACAATAATAATTTCTTAAATCATTTAAATAAAGCAGTTAAAACAACTCTAGATAAAGTAGGTATACTATCATTATCAGCAAATCCTAAAAGCATTCTTATGTGGTCACATTATGCCAACAATCACACAGGATTAGCTTTTGAATTTAAATATAAAGAATCCAATTCATATTTAAAGTTAGCTTCTCAAGTAAAATATCAAGATAACTATGAACCTTTATCTTATATTAATATTGATAATTTAAAACCTAAAGAGATAAATGAAATGCTTATAGCAAAATATACAGATTGGCAATATGAGGAAGAATACAGAATAATTATGAATAAATATCATGGAACAAAACCATTCGATAAATCAGACTTAACTTCTATAATATTTGGATTAGAAGCTACAAATAAAAATATTAAAGAAATAAAAACACTATGTACTGAAAATGGATTTGGACATGTAAAGTTCAGAAAAATGGAAAGAGTATATGGAAAATTTGAACTAAAAATTGTGGATTTAAAATAA
- a CDS encoding fibrobacter succinogenes major paralogous domain-containing protein — protein MKKTIYILLAILLLCGVYKYLKSQEKIKDYFSNTFIKEKLTFYIVSINDKSYNINIEGNIENTIDVKIPYKIDNSKKIDLEAYEQTILLNEENSKEKEKNAKLTFSYPKQIGLRGEGYINATLKIYDKESNIPDDRFKTRQLEIEKEDEYTLAEFLYPRNLKYKQYGILEIKIISGIKDRMFDSKEHSKRNQKYIYYPIMSPITGKYWLNNNLGSYYSNIINDYWKKNPFQQAKSITDKDAYGNLFQWGRKSDGHEIRGKFEYNGFTNLKSDNPKHKLHIVSSNYPYDWREKEDNSLWQENKENNNVCPIGWRVPTKKEFLDEFINSSVENNHLKLTLAGYRLNIDNSIFSENLYGNYWTSDIEDSYANFLLINHQNIKTSLIYKSAAFSVRCIKN, from the coding sequence ATGAAAAAAACGATATATATTCTTTTAGCTATTCTTTTATTATGTGGTGTTTACAAATATCTTAAGTCGCAAGAGAAAATAAAAGATTATTTTTCAAATACATTTATAAAAGAGAAATTAACATTTTATATAGTTTCAATCAATGATAAATCATATAATATAAACATTGAAGGTAATATAGAAAATACAATAGATGTTAAAATACCTTATAAAATAGATAATTCAAAAAAAATAGATTTAGAAGCTTATGAACAAACTATATTACTAAATGAAGAGAATTCTAAAGAAAAAGAAAAAAATGCTAAACTAACTTTTTCTTATCCAAAACAAATAGGATTAAGAGGTGAAGGTTATATTAATGCAACACTAAAAATTTATGATAAAGAATCAAATATTCCTGATGATAGGTTTAAAACAAGACAATTAGAAATAGAAAAAGAGGACGAATATACTCTTGCTGAATTTCTTTATCCAAGAAATTTAAAATATAAGCAATATGGAATATTGGAAATAAAAATTATTTCTGGAATAAAAGATAGAATGTTTGACTCTAAAGAACATTCAAAAAGAAATCAAAAATATATTTATTATCCAATTATGAGTCCAATAACTGGTAAATATTGGCTAAATAATAATTTAGGTTCTTACTATTCAAATATTATTAATGATTATTGGAAAAAGAATCCATTTCAACAAGCAAAATCAATTACTGATAAAGATGCTTATGGAAATTTATTCCAGTGGGGAAGAAAAAGTGATGGACATGAAATAAGAGGTAAATTTGAATACAATGGCTTTACAAATTTAAAATCTGATAATCCAAAACATAAACTGCATATAGTTTCAAGTAACTATCCTTACGACTGGAGGGAAAAAGAAGACAATAGTTTATGGCAAGAGAATAAAGAGAACAATAATGTTTGCCCAATAGGATGGAGAGTTCCAACTAAAAAAGAGTTCCTTGATGAATTTATAAATAGTTCTGTAGAAAATAACCATCTAAAATTAACTTTAGCTGGTTATAGACTAAATATTGACAATTCTATATTTTCTGAAAATTTATATGGCAATTACTGGACAAGTGATATAGAAGATTCTTATGCAAATTTTTTATTAATAAATCATCAAAATATAAAAACTAGTCTTATTTATAAATCAGCTGCTTTCTCTGTTAGATGTATAAAAAATTAA
- a CDS encoding carbon-nitrogen hydrolase family protein, with protein MNLISLQIETSPNFEKNLENLKNLIISCEKNSLILAPELALVGFAYDRMQEAATFSQKVIAEIKELSDDKIIAFTTIIEEDEKFYNRLFIFSNKNIVHTQDKIKLFPLGDEDKFFAPSKEKNIKIVEINGIKIATLICFELRFPTIWEQIKGADIILNPAMWGIKRKEHYESISKALALINQAFVVASNSANPNMAKGSAIIAPFGNIVKNDEKEIIKAKFDKDEIIKVRRYIDIGLS; from the coding sequence ATGAATCTAATTTCACTTCAAATAGAAACAAGTCCCAATTTTGAAAAAAATCTTGAAAATTTAAAAAATTTAATCATATCTTGTGAAAAAAACTCTTTAATCCTTGCTCCTGAACTTGCCCTTGTTGGTTTTGCGTATGATAGAATGCAAGAAGCCGCTACTTTTAGTCAAAAAGTAATAGCCGAAATTAAAGAGTTATCAGATGATAAAATCATAGCATTTACTACAATTATAGAAGAAGATGAAAAGTTTTATAATAGGCTTTTTATCTTTTCCAATAAAAATATTGTTCATACTCAAGATAAAATAAAACTCTTTCCTTTAGGAGATGAAGATAAATTTTTTGCCCCTTCAAAAGAGAAGAATATAAAAATAGTAGAGATAAATGGTATAAAAATTGCAACTTTAATCTGTTTTGAACTTAGATTTCCTACTATTTGGGAACAGATAAAAGGTGCTGATATTATATTAAATCCAGCTATGTGGGGAATAAAAAGAAAAGAGCACTATGAAAGTATAAGTAAAGCTTTAGCACTAATTAATCAAGCTTTTGTAGTTGCTTCAAATAGTGCAAATCCTAATATGGCAAAAGGAAGTGCTATAATAGCTCCTTTTGGAAATATAGTAAAAAATGATGAAAAAGAGATTATAAAAGCAAAATTTGATAAAGATGAAATAATAAAAGTGAGAAGATATATAGATATAGGATTAAGTTAA
- a CDS encoding KAP family P-loop NTPase fold protein, with protein MKIKNFTFKSDNKDFIDELDRENIAELYVKFINTLDGHHVIGLDAPWGSGKSTLINYMCENFEKNQDAFVKYNAWENDYTKEPLISLMSDIFTEFQDKKYIGIDKMKNQISKISSIGKKGATALIKGASRILLGESGSNDAIAAVKETGKIFVEDNIDNLFKDIDESKKSRIEFKEELIKYTNQILKEKNKDKLIIIIDELDRCRPTFAIELLENIKHLFDIENIVFFIAVDSKQLAESIKEVYGNGFDADTYLHRFFDFELHLKRDSIGFYFYKNIEKHLMNNFIEVEQFAEESSIIFNLTIRDINKIINEAYILKKLFSQANQHIGGGTINFQPKIFLLLLILKYKNQDLYKYLKEAKKNLNNQDFINKFSEKTDIIRFMGTYINLEKDSENIILILEAIRRIEETI; from the coding sequence ATGAAAATAAAAAATTTCACATTTAAAAGTGATAATAAAGATTTTATAGATGAATTAGACAGAGAAAATATAGCAGAATTGTATGTAAAATTTATAAATACTTTAGATGGACACCATGTTATTGGACTAGATGCACCTTGGGGAAGTGGTAAATCAACACTTATAAATTATATGTGCGAAAATTTTGAAAAAAACCAAGATGCCTTTGTCAAGTATAATGCTTGGGAAAATGACTACACAAAAGAACCACTTATCTCACTTATGAGTGATATTTTTACAGAGTTTCAAGATAAAAAATATATTGGTATAGATAAAATGAAAAATCAAATATCAAAAATATCAAGTATAGGCAAAAAAGGAGCTACAGCGTTAATAAAAGGAGCTTCTAGAATATTATTAGGAGAAAGTGGCTCAAATGATGCTATAGCCGCTGTAAAAGAAACTGGTAAGATTTTTGTAGAAGATAATATTGATAACTTATTTAAAGATATAGATGAAAGCAAAAAATCAAGAATAGAATTTAAAGAAGAATTAATAAAATATACAAATCAAATTCTAAAAGAAAAAAATAAAGATAAACTAATCATCATCATAGACGAACTAGATAGATGTCGCCCTACTTTTGCTATAGAACTTCTTGAAAATATCAAACATCTTTTTGATATAGAAAATATAGTATTTTTTATAGCTGTTGATAGTAAGCAACTAGCAGAGTCTATAAAAGAAGTTTATGGAAATGGTTTTGATGCAGATACATATCTACATAGATTTTTTGATTTTGAGCTACATTTAAAAAGAGATTCTATAGGCTTTTATTTTTATAAAAATATAGAAAAACATCTTATGAATAATTTTATAGAGGTAGAGCAATTTGCAGAAGAATCTTCTATAATTTTTAACCTTACAATACGAGATATAAATAAAATTATAAATGAAGCATATATATTAAAGAAACTATTTAGTCAAGCAAATCAACATATAGGAGGTGGTACCATAAATTTTCAACCAAAAATATTTTTATTACTTTTGATACTAAAATATAAAAATCAAGATTTATATAAATATTTAAAAGAAGCTAAAAAAAATTTAAATAATCAAGATTTTATAAATAAATTTAGCGAAAAAACAGATATTATAAGATTTATGGGGACATATATAAATTTAGAAAAAGATTCTGAAAATATAATTTTAATATTAGAAGCTATTAGAAGAATAGAAGAAACTATATAA
- a CDS encoding helix-turn-helix transcriptional regulator, with translation MSAVDKPKYLRAKDLSNYLGIGLSTLWKYAKQGKITPKKVGPKITVFEVAEAEKNLIFDRIQEPNRNP, from the coding sequence ATGAGTGCAGTTGATAAACCAAAATATTTAAGAGCAAAAGATTTATCAAATTATTTAGGAATAGGATTAAGCACATTGTGGAAATATGCAAAACAAGGAAAAATCACTCCTAAAAAAGTTGGTCCTAAAATTACAGTTTTTGAAGTTGCAGAAGCAGAAAAAAATCTTATTTTTGACAGAATTCAAGAACCAAACCGTAATCCCTAA
- a CDS encoding Hcp family type VI secretion system effector: MNNPIFISIKGSTQGLITEGAFTAESVGNSYQRGHENEALVKSFNHNIKIPRDPQSGQPSGQRVHEPFVVTKLIDKSSPLLYNALTKGETLPTVELKWYRTSYAGKPEHYFTIVLEDAVIVNIDMFMDMEIDASKTQVSPLEKISLAYRKITWRHEVASTSGEDDWRIGVGLNA; encoded by the coding sequence ATGAATAATCCAATTTTTATTTCTATAAAAGGAAGTACACAAGGTTTAATAACTGAAGGAGCATTTACTGCAGAATCTGTAGGTAATTCTTATCAAAGAGGACATGAAAATGAAGCTTTAGTAAAATCTTTTAATCATAATATTAAAATCCCAAGAGATCCACAATCAGGACAACCATCTGGGCAAAGAGTTCATGAACCATTTGTAGTAACAAAGTTAATAGATAAATCTTCACCTCTTTTATATAATGCTTTAACAAAAGGAGAGACTTTACCTACTGTTGAATTAAAATGGTATAGAACTAGTTATGCAGGTAAACCAGAACACTATTTTACAATTGTATTAGAAGATGCAGTTATTGTTAATATTGATATGTTTATGGATATGGAAATCGATGCATCTAAAACTCAAGTTTCACCTTTAGAAAAAATATCTTTAGCATATAGAAAAATTACTTGGAGACATGAAGTAGCAAGTACTTCAGGAGAAGATGATTGGAGAATAGGAGTAGGTTTAAATGCTTAA
- a CDS encoding M23 family metallopeptidase, which produces MFIFELNSTERKILSILLSVFSILIIYIFYLNFQIFDLKSNIKSQENIYSIQINNRIDEIMGLTQQINDLHRIMNVGLTINSQDKIKSKLLTEDKIVDSLFTFVPNGFPIKDIQVTSNYGYRIHPVTLVETLHTGIDLKSKIGDDVYSTASGIVIKAVNNDNNGYGKYIVIQNAFGFSTLFAHLDDILVREGDFVSKNSLIGYSGNTGRSTGPHLHYEVKFMDKHINPIDFIYWNKKTFNSIFYTNSHIKWSNLISTLK; this is translated from the coding sequence TTGTTTATTTTTGAACTAAATTCAACTGAAAGAAAAATTTTATCTATACTTTTATCTGTTTTTTCTATTTTAATTATTTATATTTTCTATTTAAATTTTCAAATATTTGATTTAAAATCAAATATAAAAAGCCAAGAAAATATCTATTCCATTCAAATAAATAATAGAATTGATGAAATAATGGGATTAACACAACAAATAAATGATTTACATAGAATTATGAATGTAGGTCTAACAATAAATTCTCAAGATAAAATTAAATCAAAATTACTTACTGAAGATAAAATTGTAGATAGTTTATTCACTTTTGTTCCCAATGGTTTTCCTATTAAGGATATTCAAGTAACATCAAATTATGGTTATAGAATACATCCTGTTACTCTAGTAGAAACTTTACATACAGGAATAGACTTAAAGTCGAAAATTGGAGATGATGTATATTCAACTGCTAGTGGAATTGTAATTAAAGCTGTAAATAATGATAACAATGGATATGGTAAATATATAGTAATTCAAAATGCTTTTGGTTTTTCAACACTATTTGCACATTTAGATGATATTTTAGTAAGAGAAGGTGATTTTGTTTCAAAAAATAGTTTAATAGGATACTCTGGAAATACAGGAAGATCAACAGGACCTCATTTACATTATGAAGTTAAATTTATGGATAAACATATAAATCCAATCGACTTTATATATTGGAATAAAAAAACTTTTAATTCGATTTTTTATACTAATAGCCATATAAAATGGTCTAATTTAATATCTACATTAAAATAA